One window of the Procambarus clarkii isolate CNS0578487 chromosome 89, FALCON_Pclarkii_2.0, whole genome shotgun sequence genome contains the following:
- the LOC123773477 gene encoding uncharacterized protein, producing MEREEVSEDLFTKDNGLNQSCIQGSAMVLHSSKSDSGQFITDELCNEEYNSTDFVSQDLHTKEPNKILGKQSPSTQSYTVRDNSSSSRQSPSQAPMTRQSSRASDQSPSHEVLMTRQSSRASDQSPSHEVLMTRQSSRASDQSPSHEVLMTRQSSRASDQSPSHEVLMTRQSSRASDQSPSHEVLMTRQSSRASDQSPSHEVPMTRQSSRSSSTTQEVLTRDATLRMTTSSPGNIRSDVSPSGSLVTNTSTQVLCRTSSSVTVDLQSLSEERPISLTYEPYTPMDVEAVEDERSKKSSPVPSFVRTRQEEKSFVGFNVNDQCLTGVNLKRSSPAHDIPRLVTTASQTHADEDSRNSTPDNMYDETPSESSRCSTPILVYAEEPTCSTNQCPSHVCMSTQTSTSMSVCARRVCMSTQTSKYRRSLSSRSTLLSPSGEKCKGAKLKSKSSSRPTPRVRKQRQSPVGTVKRIVNNKKSQHDSPTPVAIRKRKIKTSSTILSKRSVQIRKTKRLNISSSAPKLTIKLRVRKYPQHSPYAGSVQTQHVRKSARFDAIPVYPKTLLMSGNLHKEPLSSEAPRTSTEDELTDVLSKTTSFGNLSTLSSSSQRNSPTPSHKSASHTTGAGVDSHNLTPTGETVESSSTEAKASSPLITTAFPRAQKRKCIVASATKNKKCSGRGLKSIPQRDVGKAQIRAEDDLASCCPPEMVEVLAAGQRGDLERVEELVQLPGPTVTNPQTGCTLLHAAAASNQPEVVLLLLKFISPNIVNKEGRTPAHLAAIKGHTQVLKILLADEEMNPNKRDNSNRTYKDLLSEPLLLAVLNGNVSNIESLLKMGADPDYPAGQLVRGALSRELNVTTPRQLAQTLNREYLLRWFHSEVKDGGEDNEAGEEESATCINNLAATLRPRRVKPARGQASGPNVYKMDTDPRGYVCILSYSSFKDRPDLDLEGSHSDVNNLSNVFGKMGYTGHSHSSLTAHQTKQVLTSVRDMEVLDHVGCAVFVISSHGVGNEKFLTNDMKRLSTEWVCDLFKDSECPRLKNKPKLFIFNFCRGHYQEQLLRQASAVKCTRVKEPLKDMMCFYSNSGGFMSYTFTKDGTPFPRALCRTLAKHAHNKELNELYREFLKEYSKVCPTAAPQLRNLGFTKKFYFNPVTTA from the exons ATGGAGAGGGAGGAAGTATCCGAAGATTTGTTCACAAAAGACAATGGACTAAACCAATCGTGCATTCAGGGTTCTGCCATGGTGTTGCATAGTTCAAAATCTGACTCAGGCCAGTTCATTACGGATGAATTATGCAACGAAGAATACAACAGCACGGACTTCGTGAGCCAAGATTTACACACTAAGGAGCCAAATAAGATTTTAGGAAAGCAGTCTCCAAGTACACAATCATACACAGTACGGGACAACAGCAGCTCATCCCGCCAGTCACCATCCCAGGCACCCATGACCCGGCAGTCCAGCCGGGCCTCAGACCAATCACCATCCCATGAGGTACTCATGACCCGGCAGTCCAGCCGGGCCTCAGACCAATCACCATCCCATGAGGTACTCATGACCCGGCAGTCCAGCCGGGCCTCAGACCAATCACCATCCCATGAGGTACTCATGACCCGGCAGTCCAGCCGGGCCTCAGACCAATCACCATCCCATGAGGTACTCATGACCCGGCAGTCCAGCCGGGCCTCAGACCAATCACCATCCCATGAGGTACTCATGACCCGGCAGTCCAGCCGGGCCTCAGACCAATCACCATCCCATGAGGTACCCATGACCCGACAGTCCAGCAGGTCCAGTTCAACAACTCAAGAG GTTCTTACAAGGGATGCGACGCTCAGAATGACCACAAGTTCGCCAGGAAATATTAGGTCTGACGTCTCACCTTCAGGATCTCTTGTGACTAACACTTCTACACAAGTATTATGCAGGACTTCTTCCTCAGTAACAGTGGATTTGCAAAGTTTATCAGAGGAGAGACCTATAAGTCTCACTTACGAACCTTATACGCCAATGGACGTCGAAGCTGTAGAAGATGAAAGGTCCAAAAAATCATCACCAGTCCCTAGTTTTGtccgaacacgccaagaggaaaagTCTTTTGTGGGCTTCAATGTTAATGACCAATGTTTAACAGGTGTGAATTTAAAGCGTTCATCCCCAGCTCATGACATTCCCCGCCTTGTAACCACCGCTTCCCAAACACATGCTGATGAAGATTCCAGGAACTCGACTCCAGATAACATGTATGATGAGACTCCAAGTGAGAGTTCAAGATGTTCAACACCAATCCTTGTTTACGCTGAAGAACCTACTTGCAGTACAAACCAGTGCCCTTCGCATGTGTGCATGTCTACACAAACATCAACAAGCATGTCAGTGTGCGCGAGACGAGTGTGTATGTCAACCCAAACGTCGAAGTACAGGCGATCCCTGAGCTCACGTTCAACTCTTTTATCACCTTCTGGAGAAAAATGCAAAGGCGCTAAGCTAAAAAGCAAGTCAAGCAGTAGACCTACTCCAAGAGTGAGGAAGCAAAGACAGTCACCAGTAGGTACTGTGAAAAGAATTGTGAATAATAAAAAATCTCAACACGACTCACCAACACCAGTGGCCATCAGAAAACGAAAAATTAAGACCTCAAGCACAATATTATCAAAACGTTCTGTCCAAATACGCAAAACTAAAAGATTAAATATATCGTCCTCAGCACCTAAGTTAACCATAAAGCTCCGTGTCAGGAAGtacccacaacactcaccatatgctggaTCTGTACAGACACAACATGTAAGAAAATCTGCAAGGTTCGACGCAATTCCTGTCTATCCAAAAACACTCCTGATGTCGGGTAATCTACACAAAGAGCCTCTCTCTTCTGAAGCACCAAGGACCTCGACTGAGGACGAACTCACAGACGTGTTATCAAAGACTACTAGCTTCGGGAATCTATCTACACTATCTTCGTCTTCTCAGAGAAACTCACCGACGCCGTCACATAAAAGCGCCTCGCacactactggtgctggtgttgacTCTCACAATTTAACACCGACAGGTGAAACAGTGGAATCCTCGAGCACAGAAGCCAAGGCTTCATCGCCACTGATAACGACGGCTTTCCCACGTGCTCAAAAACGAAAATGTATTGTTGCATCTGCCACAAAGAATAAAAAATGTAGTGGTCGTGGTTTGAAAAGTATTCCGCAGAGAGATGTAGGCAAGGCACAGATCAGGGCTGAAGATGACCTTGCCAGCTGCTGCCCCCCAGAAATG GTTGAGGTGCTTGCAGCCGGGCAGCGGGGAGACTTGGAGCGAGTGGAGGAGCTGGTGCAGCTCCCGGGCCCCACAGTAACAAACCCCCAGACTGGGTGTACGCTCCTGCACGCTGCAGCAGCCAGCAACCAGCCCGAGGTGGTGCTCCTCCTCCTCAAGTTCATCAGCCCCAACATTGTCAACAAGGAGGGCCGCACCCCGGCCCACCTGGCCGCCATTAAGGGCCACACTCAGGTCTTGAAGATTCTGTTGGCTGATGAAGAAATGAATCCCAACAAGCGAGACAACTCCAACAGAACTTACAAGGACTTG CTCTCTGAGCCTCTGTTACTGGCAGTGCTGAATGGGAATGTGAGCAACATAGAGTCTCTCCTCAAGATGGGTGCTGACCCAGACTACCCTGCTGGTCAGCTGGTCCGTGGAGCGCTCTCTCGGGAACTAAATGTCACTACCCCCAGGCAGCTGGCTCAAACTCTCAACCGGGAATACCTTTTACGGTGGTTTCACAGt GAGGTGAAGGATGGCGGAGAGGACAATGAGGCGGGCGAGGAGGAGTCAGCCACTTGCATCAACAACCTGGCTGCCACTCTCAGG CCGAGGCGAGTGAAGCCAGCAAGAGGCCAGGCTTCAGGACCCAACGTGTACAAGATGGACACAGACCCCAGAGGATACGTCTGTATCCTCAGCTACAGTTCCTTCAAGGACCGCCCCGACCTGGACCTCGAGGGTTCACACTCTGACGTCAACAACCTGTCAAACGTCTTCGGGAAAATGGGATACACTGGACACTCACACTCCTCCTTGACGGCACACCAGACCAAGCAAGTGTTGACGAGTGTCAGGGACATGGAAGTCCTCGACCATGTTGGATGTGCTGTTTTTGTCATCTCTAGTCATGGTGTTGGAAACGAAAAGTTTCTAACTAATGACATGAAACGTTTGTCAACCGAATGGGTTTGTGACCTCTTTAAGGATTCAGAATGTCCACGATTAAAAAATAAACCCAAACTGTTTATCTTCAACTTCTGCCGTggccattaccaagaacaacttcTTAGACAAGCCAGCGCTGTGAAATGTACGAGAGTGAAGGAACCTCTTAAAGACATGATGTGTTTCTACTCAAACAGTGGAGGCTTCATGTCGTACACCTTCACTAAGGATGGAACCCCCTTTCCTAGGGCTCTGTGTCGCACTCTAGCCAAGCATGCCCACAATAAGGAGCTTAACGAGTTGTACAGAGAGTTCCTGAAGGAGTACTCTAAGGTATGTCCCACCGCTGCTCCTCAACTCCGGAACCTTGGCTTTACCAAGAAGTTCTACTTTAATCCAGTAACAACAGCTTAA